In the genome of bacterium, one region contains:
- the tnpA gene encoding IS200/IS605 family transposase, with protein sequence MVSSRRLYQLEHSTYRCFYHVVWTPRYRNKALQDKYTKAELKRIFLAICKWKSWEMSAWHIGDDHIHLYIGIPPKYSVAYALAVLKSKSSAWLKKKTKRFPKGALWARGYFVSTVGIDEAIVKRYVQNQEHHQIELPKLF encoded by the coding sequence ATGGTTTCAAGTCGAAGATTGTACCAACTTGAACATAGCACTTACCGTTGTTTCTACCATGTGGTTTGGACTCCAAGGTATCGAAACAAGGCATTGCAAGACAAGTATACCAAAGCTGAACTCAAAAGAATATTTCTGGCCATCTGCAAGTGGAAAAGCTGGGAAATGTCTGCTTGGCACATTGGCGATGATCATATTCATCTCTACATTGGAATACCACCCAAGTATTCTGTTGCCTATGCTTTGGCAGTTCTTAAGTCTAAATCAAGTGCCTGGCTCAAGAAGAAGACTAAGCGGTTTCCTAAAGGAGCTCTTTGGGCCAGAGGCTACTTTGTATCCACTGTAGGCATTGATGAAGCAATAGTTAAGCGTTATGTTCAGAACCAAGAACATCATCAGATAGAACTGCCAAAGCTCTTCTAA